Proteins encoded within one genomic window of Jiangella mangrovi:
- a CDS encoding ABC transporter ATP-binding protein, whose translation MNALAIEAEGLVKQYRGRTGTVDAVRGVDLSVTAGEVFGFLGPNGAGKSTTVRMLTTLLSITSGTARVAGIDVTADPDAVRRRIGVALQEAGLDPRQTGRELIVLQARLFGSSTAEAAQRAEELLELVELTESADRRIKGYSGGMKRRLDLASALVHRPEVLFLDEPTTGLDPASRLGVWDEVRRINQRGTTVFLTTQYLEEADQLCDRLAIIDGGRIVRAGTPSSLKKELRERLRLPGDAPDPTLDEVFLDATGRTRERAAGEVQEVGA comes from the coding sequence ATGAACGCTCTCGCTATCGAGGCCGAGGGCCTGGTGAAGCAGTACCGAGGACGCACCGGCACCGTCGACGCGGTCCGCGGGGTGGACCTCAGCGTCACCGCGGGCGAGGTGTTCGGCTTCCTGGGCCCCAACGGCGCCGGCAAGTCCACCACCGTCCGCATGCTGACGACGCTGCTGTCCATCACGTCGGGCACGGCCCGCGTCGCCGGCATCGACGTCACCGCCGACCCCGACGCCGTCCGCCGCCGCATCGGCGTCGCGCTGCAGGAGGCCGGGCTCGACCCGCGCCAGACCGGGCGCGAGCTGATCGTGCTGCAGGCGCGGCTGTTCGGCAGCAGCACGGCCGAGGCGGCGCAGCGGGCCGAGGAGCTGCTCGAGCTGGTGGAGCTCACCGAGTCCGCCGACCGGCGCATCAAGGGGTACTCCGGCGGCATGAAGCGCCGCCTCGACCTCGCGTCGGCGCTGGTCCACAGGCCCGAGGTGCTGTTCCTCGACGAGCCGACCACCGGTCTCGACCCCGCCAGCCGGCTGGGCGTCTGGGACGAGGTGCGCCGCATCAACCAGCGCGGCACCACGGTCTTCCTGACCACGCAGTACCTCGAAGAGGCCGACCAGCTCTGCGACCGGCTGGCCATCATCGACGGCGGCCGCATCGTCCGGGCGGGCACGCCGTCGTCGCTGAAGAAGGAGCTGCGCGAACGGCTCCGGCTGCCCGGCGACGCGCCCGACCCGACGCTGGACGAGGTCTTCCTCGACGCCACCGGTCGGACCCGCGAACGCGCGGCCGGCGAGGTCCAGGAGGTGGGGGCGTGA